Proteins co-encoded in one Fusarium musae strain F31 chromosome 3, whole genome shotgun sequence genomic window:
- a CDS encoding hypothetical protein (EggNog:ENOG41), translating into MVERVQTKLGPNTLLTRAFDSMGWGKTLTFLPFGQRWQMHRKFLQTSFSNTNVRRWHTLQITEARRTIQNILKKPETWETSLRRLAVAIVLQVSYGTQVLEDDDPYIQIANDAMYATGNGGVPANSIVDLVPFGTGYPHDGPEISRRLC; encoded by the exons ATGGTCGAAAGAGTACA AACGAAGCTTGGTCCGAATACCCTGCTTACCAGAGCCTTCGATAGCATGGGATGGGGAAAGACCCTgacttttcttccttttggTCAACGTTGGCAAATGCACAGAAAGTTCCTCCAGACTTCGTTCAGCAACACGAATGTCCGCCGATGGCACACTCTGCAGATAACAGAAGCTCGACGAACGATCCAGAATATACTCAAGAAGCCTGAAACATGGGAAACGTCGTTACGCAGGCTTGCGGTTGCCATCGTTTTGCAAGTGAGCTATGGCACCCAAGtcctcgaggatgatgatcccTACATCCAAATCGCCAACGATGCCATGTATGCCACTGGCAATGGTGGAGTTCCTGCCAATAGTATTGTTGATCTAGTTCCATTCGGTACAGGATATCCACACGATGGACCCGAAATCTCTCGAAGACTATGCTAA
- a CDS encoding hypothetical protein (EggNog:ENOG41): protein MSELTFPASSAAMLESRLPPSTIASETSRPFVTLTFATSLDSSLSLAPGVRTRLSGPDSKAMTHYLRSRHDAILIGVSTLLADSPALNCRITGATSQPRPIVIDPYLRWTPSSSDKVLEVSRLGHGLAPFVLTGVSSQDLPAENVALLEQHGGKYIHVPTEIGPNERMRFDWHDVFRALHHAGLSSVMVEGGGQIINSLLDPLYHELVDSVIVTIAPTWLGQGGVVVSPDRLQDSAGTPIPAARLSNVSWHPFGEDVVLCGALHA from the coding sequence ATGTCGGAGCTCACCTTCCCCGCATCCTCAGCAGCTATGCTAGAGTCCAGACTTCCACCTTCAACAATAGCGTCTGAAACGTCACGGCCATTTGTGACACTCACATTTGCAACTTCACTTGATTCATCCCTTTCTCTGGCACCTGGCGTCCGAACTCGACTTTCAGGACCCGACTCAAAAGCAATGACTCACTATCTGCGTTCACGGCATGATGCTATTCTCATCGGCGTTTCGACTCTCTTGGCCGATTCGCCCGCCCTAAATTGTCGTATCACTGGTGCTACAAGTCAGCCTCGGCCCATCGTCATCGATCCTTATCTCCGATGGACTCCTAGCAGCTCCGACAAAGTCCTAGAGGTTTCTCGCCTCGGTCATGGTTTAGCTCCCTTTGTCCTGACTGGTGTGTCTAGCCAGGACTTGCCTGCTGAAAACGTTGCACTACTCGAACAACATGGCGGAAAGTATATCCATGTCCCGACTGAAATAGGACCCAACGAACGTATGCGCTTTGACTGGCATGATGTATTCAGAGCCTTGCATCATGCAGGCCTCTCCAGTGTCATGGTCGAGGGAGGCGGCCAAATTATCAACTCCTTGCTTGATCCTCTATATCACGAACTAGTTGACTCCGTTATTGTTACTATTGCACCAACTTGGCTTGGTCAAGGCGGCGTTGTCGTGTCGCCAGATCGCCTTCAGGATTCAGCAGGTACTCCAATTCCTGCTGCGCGGCTATCGAATGTTTCATGGCATCCTTTTGGTGAAGACGTTGTCCTGTGTGGCGCGCTGCATGCTTAG